Proteins encoded by one window of Candidatus Binatia bacterium:
- a CDS encoding c-type cytochrome produces MRLLAVVSLVASALSAPIVASPAHGQDADAVAAGAALYAKYCALCHGADATGYAADNAPSLVSPQFLSAADDRFLAGSIALGRPGTAMAAYGAELGGPLQPSETAQIVAFLRAKGPAPIQLATPPEGSAKRGAPLYAANCASCHGDRRTHGTAPHLANATFLALATDAYLYDAIARGRDGTQMKGYAGELDEQQIADLVAYLRSWADDRAAIQAATASVPPPAGPIVVNPDGPPAEFTPREGRFVPVDDVKRALDEGRRMVIIDARATSDWQREHITGAISVPYYALTGLDRVPNDGTWVIAYCACPHHASGVVVDELRRRGYPHAAVLDEGIRVWVERGYPVTRRGGS; encoded by the coding sequence ATGCGTTTGCTCGCCGTCGTCTCTCTCGTCGCGTCCGCGCTTTCTGCGCCGATCGTCGCGTCGCCCGCGCACGGGCAGGACGCCGACGCGGTCGCCGCCGGCGCCGCGCTGTACGCGAAGTACTGCGCGCTGTGCCACGGCGCCGACGCGACCGGCTACGCGGCGGACAACGCGCCGTCGCTCGTCAGCCCGCAGTTCCTGTCGGCGGCGGACGACCGCTTCCTCGCCGGCAGCATCGCGCTCGGACGACCCGGCACCGCGATGGCGGCGTACGGGGCCGAGCTCGGCGGGCCGCTGCAGCCGTCGGAGACCGCGCAGATCGTCGCGTTCCTGCGCGCGAAGGGCCCGGCGCCGATCCAGCTCGCGACGCCGCCCGAAGGCAGCGCCAAGCGCGGCGCGCCGCTCTACGCGGCGAACTGCGCGTCGTGTCACGGCGACCGGCGCACGCACGGCACCGCGCCGCACCTCGCCAACGCGACCTTCCTCGCGCTCGCGACCGACGCGTACCTCTACGACGCGATCGCGCGCGGCCGCGACGGCACGCAGATGAAGGGCTACGCGGGCGAGCTCGACGAGCAGCAGATCGCGGACCTGGTCGCCTACCTGCGGAGCTGGGCCGACGATCGCGCCGCGATCCAGGCCGCGACCGCGAGCGTCCCGCCGCCGGCCGGGCCGATCGTCGTCAACCCCGACGGTCCGCCCGCCGAGTTCACGCCGCGCGAGGGCCGCTTCGTGCCGGTCGACGACGTCAAGCGCGCGCTGGATGAAGGCCGGCGCATGGTGATCATCGACGCGCGCGCGACCTCCGACTGGCAGCGCGAGCACATCACCGGCGCGATCTCGGTGCCGTACTACGCGCTCACCGGGCTCGACCGCGTGCCGAACGACGGCACCTGGGTGATCGCGTACTGCGCGTGCCCGCACCACGCGTCGGGCGTCGTGGTCGACGAGCTGCGCCGCCGCGGCTACCCGCACGCGGCCGTGCTCGACGAGGGGATCCGCGTGTGGGTCGAGCGCGGCTACCCGGTGACGCGCCGGGGCGGGAGCTGA
- a CDS encoding alcohol dehydrogenase — MASMRAVRVAKAGGPLELVETPIPEPGRRQVRIRVQACGVCHSDMLTKEGLFPGIQYPRVPGHEVIGVVDALGPDVASLTVGQRVGVGWNGGYCGTCTSCRRGEFFACQRSTLVTGITSDGGYADYLVAAETAVARVPDELQAVDAAPLLCAGVTTFNALRNSGARAGDLVAVHGIGGLGHLGVQFAAKMGFRTVAVARGQDKASLAKELGAWRYVDSEREDPAGALQALGGARLVLATVTNGEAMAAVANGLAPNGTLLVLGAPESLQTNPVFLISGRRAIKGWYSGLSIDSEDTLAFSVLTGVRSMNEVYPLERAADAYERMMSGKARFRVVIQTGA, encoded by the coding sequence ATGGCGAGCATGCGTGCGGTGCGAGTGGCCAAGGCCGGCGGCCCGCTCGAGTTGGTCGAGACCCCCATTCCCGAGCCGGGACGGCGTCAAGTACGAATTCGCGTGCAGGCCTGCGGCGTCTGCCACAGCGACATGCTGACCAAGGAAGGCCTCTTCCCGGGCATCCAGTACCCGCGGGTGCCGGGACACGAGGTGATCGGCGTCGTCGACGCGCTCGGCCCCGACGTCGCGAGCCTCACGGTCGGGCAGCGCGTCGGCGTCGGCTGGAACGGCGGCTACTGCGGGACGTGCACGAGCTGTCGCCGTGGTGAGTTTTTCGCTTGTCAGAGGTCGACGCTCGTCACCGGGATCACCAGCGACGGCGGCTACGCGGACTACCTGGTCGCCGCGGAGACCGCGGTGGCGCGGGTGCCCGACGAGCTGCAGGCGGTCGACGCAGCCCCCCTGCTCTGCGCCGGGGTGACGACCTTCAACGCGCTGCGCAACTCCGGCGCGCGCGCGGGGGATCTCGTCGCCGTGCACGGGATCGGCGGGCTCGGCCACCTCGGCGTGCAGTTCGCCGCGAAGATGGGCTTCCGCACGGTCGCCGTCGCACGCGGTCAAGACAAGGCGTCGCTCGCGAAGGAGCTCGGCGCCTGGCGCTACGTCGACAGCGAGCGCGAGGATCCGGCGGGGGCGCTGCAGGCGCTCGGCGGCGCGCGCCTCGTGCTCGCCACCGTGACCAACGGCGAGGCGATGGCCGCGGTCGCGAACGGCCTCGCGCCGAACGGCACGCTGCTCGTGCTCGGCGCGCCGGAGTCGCTGCAGACCAACCCGGTCTTCCTGATCTCCGGCCGACGTGCCATCAAGGGCTGGTACTCGGGGCTGTCGATCGACTCGGAGGACACGCTCGCCTTCAGCGTGCTCACCGGCGTCCGCTCGATGAACGAGGTGTATCCGCTGGAGCGGGCGGCGGACGCGTACGAGCGGATGATGAGCGGCAAGGCGCGCTTCCGGGTCGTGATCCAAACCGGCGCTTGA
- a CDS encoding DUF2845 domain-containing protein, which yields MRTRARPSRPVPTRFHRARSLAILPGMRGLPFLLAHVLTLALASALSAGVALAQMQCEGRLISYGATTSEVLEFCGEPTQRVRENRVLGSGLVDSPASFETTVPVEIWTYEQPGMFTRKLIFESGRLQKIETGGYADLEGGF from the coding sequence GTGAGAACCAGGGCACGCCCGAGCCGCCCGGTGCCGACGCGCTTCCATCGCGCTCGATCTCTCGCCATTCTGCCGGGCATGCGCGGCTTGCCGTTCCTGCTGGCTCACGTCCTGACGCTCGCCCTCGCGAGCGCGCTCTCGGCGGGCGTCGCGCTCGCGCAGATGCAGTGCGAGGGGCGTCTGATCTCGTACGGCGCCACGACCTCCGAGGTGCTCGAGTTCTGCGGCGAGCCGACGCAGCGCGTGCGCGAGAACCGCGTCCTCGGCAGCGGGCTCGTCGACAGCCCGGCGTCGTTCGAGACCACGGTGCCGGTCGAGATCTGGACCTACGAGCAGCCGGGGATGTTCACCCGCAAGCTGATCTTCGAGTCCGGGCGCCTGCAGAAGATCGAGACCGGCGGCTACGCGGACCTCGAGGGCGGCTTCTGA
- a CDS encoding Hsp20/alpha crystallin family protein, with the protein MDELLENFFGARAASDWGEFRPKIDVAETDDKIQVTAEVPGVADGDVEVELEGDVLTIRGEKRTEQEHREAEAHRVERSYGKFRRSLRLPCPVDAAAATARQKNGVLTIELPKAEPRASKHRITVSSEDKPAVAGPASGASAGAGEKASAANGSSRDPLDRSVPVVEDTSSTAGAGPQAAGIGLAAGAPRRAVAS; encoded by the coding sequence ATGGACGAGTTGCTCGAGAACTTCTTCGGCGCCCGCGCGGCGTCCGATTGGGGCGAGTTCCGTCCGAAGATCGACGTCGCCGAGACCGACGACAAGATCCAGGTGACGGCGGAGGTCCCGGGCGTCGCGGACGGCGACGTCGAGGTCGAGCTCGAGGGCGACGTGCTCACCATCCGCGGCGAGAAGCGCACGGAGCAGGAGCATCGCGAGGCGGAAGCGCACCGCGTCGAGCGCAGCTACGGCAAGTTCCGGCGCTCGCTTCGTCTACCTTGCCCGGTCGACGCGGCCGCGGCGACGGCACGGCAGAAGAACGGCGTCCTGACGATCGAGCTGCCGAAGGCGGAGCCGCGCGCGAGCAAGCACCGCATCACGGTGTCGAGCGAGGACAAGCCCGCGGTGGCGGGTCCAGCGAGCGGCGCGAGCGCTGGCGCCGGCGAGAAGGCGAGCGCGGCGAACGGCTCGTCGCGCGACCCGCTCGACCGCAGCGTGCCCGTGGTCGAGGACACCTCGAGCACGGCGGGCGCGGGTCCGCAGGCGGCCGGCATCGGTCTCGCGGCGGGCGCGCCGCGACGCGCGGTCGCGAGCTGA
- a CDS encoding monovalent cation:proton antiporter-2 (CPA2) family protein, translated as MAPEGHGGGDLLHVVVLLGAAVVAVPLFRRLGLGSVLGYLTAGLVIGPSGLGLFDDPASILHVAELGVVMFLFAIGLEMEPSRLWSLRQDIFGLGLVQVLGCGLLMTGVAVAAGFDLKVAFIAAMGFVLSSTAIVMQILEERGEVSTAAGQRVVAILLLEDLAIVPLLAMIPLLAPAGPAGDGTSRALAFAIAVGAVVALVVVGRWLLNPLFRVLAQARAREVMTAAALLVVLGAALLMQLGGLSTAMGAFLAGVLLSESAFRHELEADVEPFRGILLGLFFLGVGMALDVPLVLRDWPVILGGVAVLMLVKAAGIYGVARLLGSEHREALTRASLLAQGGEFAFVLYAASAAAGVLDGGTNATLTATVIVSMAVTPLAVAAVHRLLPAEGQSFDGVEPARDLRASVLIIGFGRFGQVVSQGLLARGIDVAIIDKDTEAIRNAAKFGFLVYYGDGTRLDVLRASGAAEVQAILICVDDASAADHIVALAKAEFSQAKLYVRAYDRGHALRLIEARVDAHVRETFESALALSGKTLEGLGVPPEDVEEVLEDVRRRDVERLRLELADGFGAGRDLLHRNAPTPTPFTPPKRKARPLSPETASVVVEDAREGARDDDPQSAREQQPGS; from the coding sequence ATGGCGCCTGAGGGGCACGGCGGCGGAGATCTCCTCCACGTCGTCGTGCTGCTCGGCGCGGCGGTGGTCGCGGTGCCGCTCTTCCGGCGCCTCGGCCTCGGCTCGGTGCTCGGATACTTGACGGCGGGCCTCGTGATCGGCCCGTCGGGCCTCGGCCTGTTCGACGATCCCGCGTCGATCCTGCACGTCGCCGAGCTCGGCGTCGTGATGTTCCTGTTCGCGATCGGCCTCGAGATGGAGCCGTCGCGGCTCTGGAGCCTGCGTCAGGACATCTTCGGGCTCGGGCTCGTGCAGGTGCTGGGGTGCGGCCTGCTGATGACCGGCGTCGCGGTCGCGGCGGGCTTCGACCTGAAGGTCGCGTTCATCGCCGCGATGGGCTTCGTGCTGTCCTCGACCGCGATCGTCATGCAGATCCTCGAGGAGCGCGGCGAGGTGTCGACCGCGGCCGGGCAGCGCGTGGTCGCGATCCTGCTGCTCGAGGACCTGGCGATCGTCCCGCTGCTCGCGATGATCCCGCTGCTCGCGCCGGCGGGCCCCGCCGGCGACGGGACGTCGCGCGCCCTCGCCTTCGCGATCGCGGTCGGCGCGGTGGTGGCGCTGGTCGTCGTCGGACGCTGGCTGCTGAACCCGCTGTTCCGCGTGCTCGCCCAGGCGCGGGCGCGCGAGGTGATGACCGCGGCGGCGCTGCTCGTCGTGCTGGGCGCGGCGCTGCTCATGCAGCTCGGCGGCCTCTCGACCGCGATGGGCGCCTTCCTCGCGGGCGTGCTGCTCTCCGAATCCGCCTTCCGGCACGAGCTCGAGGCCGACGTCGAGCCGTTTCGCGGCATCCTGCTCGGCCTGTTCTTCCTGGGCGTCGGCATGGCGCTCGACGTGCCGCTCGTGCTGCGCGACTGGCCGGTGATCCTGGGCGGCGTCGCCGTGCTGATGCTGGTCAAGGCGGCCGGCATCTACGGCGTCGCGCGGCTGCTCGGCTCCGAGCACCGCGAGGCGCTGACGCGCGCGTCGCTGCTCGCGCAGGGCGGCGAGTTCGCGTTCGTCCTCTACGCCGCGTCGGCCGCGGCGGGCGTGCTCGACGGCGGCACCAACGCGACGCTGACCGCCACCGTGATCGTGTCGATGGCGGTGACGCCGCTCGCGGTCGCCGCGGTGCACCGGCTGCTGCCCGCGGAGGGGCAGTCGTTCGACGGCGTCGAGCCGGCGCGCGATCTGCGCGCTTCCGTGCTGATCATCGGCTTCGGACGCTTCGGCCAGGTCGTGAGCCAGGGGCTGCTCGCGCGCGGCATCGACGTCGCGATCATCGACAAGGACACCGAGGCGATCCGCAACGCCGCCAAGTTCGGCTTCCTCGTCTACTACGGCGACGGCACGCGCCTCGACGTCCTGCGCGCCTCGGGCGCGGCCGAGGTGCAGGCGATCCTGATCTGCGTCGACGACGCGTCCGCGGCGGATCACATCGTGGCGCTCGCGAAGGCCGAGTTCTCGCAGGCGAAGCTCTACGTCCGCGCGTACGACCGCGGGCACGCGCTGCGCCTGATCGAGGCGCGCGTCGACGCGCACGTGCGAGAGACCTTCGAGTCCGCGCTGGCGCTGAGCGGCAAGACGCTCGAGGGTCTCGGCGTGCCGCCCGAGGACGTCGAGGAGGTGCTCGAGGACGTGCGCCGTCGCGACGTCGAGCGCCTGCGGCTCGAGCTCGCGGACGGTTTCGGCGCCGGCCGCGACCTGCTGCATCGCAACGCGCCGACGCCGACGCCGTTCACGCCGCCGAAGCGCAAGGCGCGCCCGCTGTCGCCGGAGACCGCGTCGGTGGTCGTCGAGGACGCACGCGAAGGCGCGCGCGACGACGATCCCCAGAGCGCGCGCGAGCAGCAGCCGGGCTCGTGA
- a CDS encoding tetratricopeptide repeat protein, which translates to MASPRLDALPFDGTRVQTLARLALLASALGEREVAGVLHAELAPYADDDVVIGAGVAWLGPVARYLGVLALTMGRVDEAVARLEDALARSRRSAAPAQVAHVQAVLAQALRARGDASAAQRLEGESAAAAQALGLEALRRELAQRGAVSGDVAVASAAAPSASPQVAPVARLAHDDGAWLVAHGDETTRLRDMKGVRYLALLLREPGRELHALDVVGDDVEPDPDAGELATPAARRAYRARLLELRADLEEAREHNDLGAAAVIEEKIAALTEQLARVVGVDGPRRPGSMAERARINATRAIRKAIDRISADCPRLGRHLSNSVETGRICCYRPDPTFPVEWEVAPLPSA; encoded by the coding sequence GTGGCCTCGCCGCGCCTCGACGCCCTGCCCTTCGACGGCACGCGCGTGCAGACGCTCGCGCGCCTCGCGCTGCTCGCGAGCGCGCTCGGCGAGCGCGAGGTCGCGGGCGTGCTGCACGCCGAGCTCGCGCCCTACGCGGACGACGACGTGGTGATCGGCGCCGGCGTCGCCTGGCTCGGGCCGGTCGCGCGCTACCTCGGCGTGCTGGCGCTCACCATGGGTCGCGTCGACGAGGCGGTCGCGCGGCTCGAGGACGCGCTCGCGCGCAGCCGGCGCAGCGCCGCGCCGGCGCAGGTCGCGCACGTCCAGGCCGTGCTCGCGCAGGCGCTGCGCGCGCGCGGCGACGCGAGCGCGGCGCAAAGACTCGAGGGCGAGAGCGCCGCCGCGGCGCAGGCGCTCGGCCTCGAAGCGCTGCGCCGCGAGCTCGCGCAGCGCGGCGCGGTGAGCGGCGACGTCGCCGTCGCCTCGGCGGCGGCTCCTTCGGCGTCACCCCAGGTGGCACCTGTCGCGCGCCTCGCGCACGACGACGGCGCCTGGCTCGTCGCGCACGGCGACGAGACGACGCGCCTGCGCGACATGAAGGGCGTTCGCTACCTGGCGCTCCTGCTGCGCGAGCCCGGACGCGAGCTGCACGCGCTCGACGTGGTCGGCGACGACGTCGAGCCCGATCCGGACGCCGGCGAGCTCGCCACCCCGGCCGCGCGGCGCGCGTACCGCGCGCGCCTGCTCGAGCTGCGCGCCGACCTCGAGGAGGCGCGCGAGCACAACGACCTCGGCGCCGCGGCGGTCATCGAGGAGAAGATCGCCGCGCTCACCGAGCAGCTCGCGCGCGTCGTCGGCGTCGACGGTCCGCGACGTCCCGGGTCGATGGCCGAGCGCGCGCGCATCAACGCGACGCGCGCGATCCGCAAGGCGATCGACCGCATCTCGGCCGACTGCCCGCGGCTCGGGCGTCACCTGTCGAACAGCGTCGAGACCGGGCGCATCTGCTGCTACCGGCCCGATCCGACGTTTCCGGTCGAGTGGGAGGTCGCGCCGCTGCCGTCGGCTTGA
- a CDS encoding MarC family protein — MADDLQFALVAFTTLLVVVDPLGVLPIFLALTVDRSEAERRTVLRRAVGIGFAVSLFFLVAGHRALAYLGVTVHAFAIAGGILLFATAMPMLFGHRPATQRAEPEERPDDPSGEPDIAIFPLAIPLLAGPGAITTVLLLTARSGGEPLKLAIVTAALAAVFGLTWLLLGAAGPWVLRRIGTTGIHVATRVLGILLAALAVQFVLNGATDYVRSLQLDAGS, encoded by the coding sequence GTGGCGGACGATCTTCAGTTCGCGCTCGTCGCGTTCACGACGCTGCTCGTCGTCGTCGATCCGCTCGGCGTGCTGCCGATCTTCCTCGCGCTCACGGTCGATCGCAGCGAGGCGGAGCGGCGCACGGTGCTGCGCCGCGCGGTCGGGATCGGCTTCGCGGTGTCGCTGTTCTTCCTGGTCGCGGGGCACCGCGCGCTCGCCTACCTCGGCGTCACGGTGCACGCGTTCGCGATCGCGGGCGGGATCCTTCTCTTCGCGACCGCGATGCCGATGCTCTTCGGCCACCGTCCGGCGACGCAGCGCGCGGAGCCCGAGGAGCGTCCCGACGACCCGAGCGGCGAGCCCGACATCGCGATCTTCCCGCTCGCGATCCCGCTGCTCGCGGGGCCGGGCGCGATCACCACGGTGCTGCTGCTGACCGCGCGCAGCGGCGGCGAGCCGCTCAAGCTCGCGATCGTCACCGCGGCGCTCGCGGCGGTCTTCGGCCTGACCTGGCTCCTGCTCGGAGCGGCCGGCCCGTGGGTGCTGCGCCGCATCGGCACGACGGGCATCCACGTCGCGACGCGCGTGCTCGGCATCCTGCTCGCGGCGCTCGCGGTGCAGTTCGTGCTGAACGGCGCGACCGACTACGTGCGCTCGCTGCAGCTCGACGCCGGCTCCTGA
- a CDS encoding methyltransferase domain-containing protein produces MLLAPTSADAVPFVATPFEVVQAMLEVARVGPSDTVMDLGSGDGRIVIVAADKYGARGVGIERNAELVRTSMENARRAGVEDKVEFRQQDLFETDLRGVSVLTMYLLPTVNLALRLKILEQLAPGARVVSHEFDMGDWPPDEHLVVGGADVYMWVVPANAAGVWRMTIPGDGDAGDATAEIEIRQRFQKVTALNRGKEPPFTIDDAELVGNELSLDVVDRKTGERRRFTGRVGASAIQGSFADGREAHLDRLRAGKISTDRAEASTERAAR; encoded by the coding sequence GTGCTGCTCGCGCCGACGAGCGCGGACGCCGTGCCGTTCGTCGCCACACCGTTCGAGGTCGTGCAGGCGATGCTCGAGGTCGCGCGCGTCGGACCGTCCGACACCGTGATGGATCTCGGCTCGGGCGACGGGCGCATCGTGATCGTCGCCGCCGACAAGTACGGCGCGCGCGGCGTCGGCATCGAGCGCAACGCGGAGCTCGTGCGCACGAGCATGGAGAACGCGCGTCGAGCAGGCGTCGAGGACAAGGTCGAGTTCCGCCAGCAGGACCTCTTCGAGACCGACCTGCGCGGCGTCTCGGTGCTGACCATGTACCTGCTGCCGACGGTCAATCTCGCGCTGCGCCTCAAGATCCTCGAGCAGCTCGCGCCCGGCGCACGCGTCGTGTCGCACGAGTTCGACATGGGCGACTGGCCGCCCGACGAGCACCTCGTCGTCGGCGGCGCCGACGTCTACATGTGGGTCGTCCCAGCGAACGCTGCGGGCGTCTGGCGGATGACGATCCCCGGCGACGGCGACGCAGGCGACGCCACGGCCGAGATCGAGATCCGGCAGCGCTTCCAGAAGGTGACGGCGCTGAACCGCGGCAAGGAGCCGCCGTTCACGATCGACGACGCGGAGCTCGTCGGCAACGAGCTCTCGCTCGACGTCGTCGACCGCAAGACCGGCGAGCGCCGACGCTTCACCGGTCGCGTCGGCGCGAGCGCGATCCAGGGCAGCTTCGCCGACGGACGCGAGGCGCACCTCGACCGCCTGCGCGCCGGCAAGATCTCGACCGACCGCGCCGAGGCATCGACCGAGCGCGCCGCCCGCTAG
- a CDS encoding CBS domain-containing protein codes for MADFRKLHKMPTARVAMTPFPHAIALEATADEAWALMLEHGIRHLPVTSNGQLVGIVTERDLRLVLRPGVGKGEALVRNAYEDEPYVVEDDAPLDLVAREMARRQIGSALVTRNGKLVGILTTTDICRLLADVLNAHFGGGAHPRRTGDDEASE; via the coding sequence ATGGCGGACTTTCGCAAGCTGCACAAGATGCCGACGGCGCGCGTCGCCATGACGCCGTTCCCGCACGCGATCGCGCTCGAGGCGACGGCCGACGAAGCCTGGGCGTTGATGCTCGAGCACGGCATCCGCCACCTGCCCGTGACGTCGAACGGTCAGCTCGTCGGCATCGTCACCGAGCGCGACCTGCGGCTCGTGCTGCGCCCCGGCGTCGGCAAGGGCGAGGCGCTGGTGCGCAACGCGTACGAGGACGAGCCGTACGTGGTCGAGGACGACGCGCCGCTCGATCTCGTCGCCCGCGAGATGGCGCGCCGCCAGATCGGCTCGGCGCTGGTCACGCGCAACGGCAAGCTGGTCGGCATCCTGACCACGACCGACATCTGCCGGCTGCTCGCCGACGTGCTGAACGCGCACTTCGGAGGCGGTGCGCACCCGCGGCGCACCGGCGACGACGAAGCCTCGGAATGA
- a CDS encoding right-handed parallel beta-helix repeat-containing protein, with amino-acid sequence MLVLRLIFLLALALPTALVASEAHAVAPDSELIGCDRADEAHALSASAHLDPSCTYTQGFTIVASDVELDCQGARIATTDGRYGIYIVAPTDVALANVTVRNCRVEGFLNNLHVEREGFRELAPGVEYEHAFSNILIEDSTFANSRGVGVFIDGYVTGVTLRRSRIEGAGSAGIYLETGSKDNVVENNWIVNNGFRENGPDGQYFTLAGVSLFFWGTGREGLAIDGSRFNRIVGNHFEGNSAGGIFLYKNCGEFWQSRPQRWFDRRYGAHGNVIEGNTFVGGENGIWVGSRMSENTAPMECSDPAYYQEGVARIVLDHAKDNVLRGNVFRNVQYAIRVEDDRTTIEDNEITGDDPSQQALLLGTRFRTSALAQPVADSVVTGNRAFIAGNQNPYRWIHGHAGTTFAGNESHGRPVGFCEGVEPRRNAFIFVLAFVVAAPSDPPPSGGPPTFPPPEPLPPCPATCNDGGVVARPSLALRRLGTPPGDDTLLLRGDVTLPHPFTPALDPAATGVHLVIEDASGTRAIDVLVPGGAYDPATRAGWKVAPNGRTWRYVNRGATPPGGITSIVLKDLSRQAPGRIRFTIRGARGAYAVDQSALPLEALVVLDPPTAETGQCGRLQFAAPAGSCRGNGRSVVCR; translated from the coding sequence ATGCTCGTGCTCAGGCTGATCTTCCTTCTCGCGCTCGCTCTGCCCACCGCGCTCGTCGCGTCCGAGGCGCACGCCGTCGCGCCCGACTCGGAGCTCATCGGCTGCGACCGCGCCGACGAGGCGCACGCGCTGAGCGCGAGCGCGCACCTCGACCCGTCGTGCACCTACACGCAGGGCTTCACGATCGTCGCGTCGGACGTCGAGCTCGACTGCCAGGGCGCGCGCATCGCCACCACCGACGGCCGCTACGGCATCTACATCGTCGCGCCGACCGACGTCGCGCTCGCGAACGTCACCGTGCGCAACTGCCGCGTCGAGGGCTTCCTCAACAACCTGCACGTCGAGCGCGAGGGCTTTCGCGAGCTCGCACCGGGCGTCGAGTACGAGCACGCGTTCTCGAACATCCTGATCGAGGACAGCACGTTCGCGAACTCGCGCGGCGTCGGCGTGTTCATCGACGGCTACGTGACCGGCGTGACGCTGCGTCGCTCGCGCATCGAGGGCGCGGGCAGCGCCGGCATCTACCTCGAGACCGGCTCGAAGGACAACGTCGTCGAGAACAACTGGATCGTGAACAACGGCTTTCGCGAGAACGGCCCGGACGGACAGTACTTCACGCTCGCCGGCGTGAGCCTGTTCTTCTGGGGCACCGGCCGCGAAGGCCTCGCGATCGACGGCTCGCGCTTCAACCGCATCGTCGGCAACCACTTCGAGGGCAACTCGGCGGGCGGCATCTTCCTGTACAAGAACTGCGGCGAGTTCTGGCAGTCGCGTCCGCAGCGCTGGTTCGACCGCCGCTACGGCGCGCACGGCAACGTCATCGAGGGCAACACCTTCGTCGGCGGCGAGAACGGCATCTGGGTCGGCTCGCGCATGAGCGAGAACACGGCGCCGATGGAGTGCAGCGATCCGGCCTACTACCAGGAAGGCGTCGCGCGGATCGTGCTCGACCACGCGAAGGACAACGTGCTGCGCGGCAACGTGTTCCGCAACGTGCAGTACGCGATCCGCGTCGAGGACGACCGGACCACGATCGAGGACAACGAGATCACGGGCGACGATCCGTCGCAGCAGGCGCTGCTGCTCGGCACGCGCTTCCGGACGAGCGCGCTCGCGCAGCCGGTCGCGGACAGCGTCGTCACGGGCAACCGCGCGTTCATCGCCGGCAACCAGAACCCGTACCGCTGGATCCACGGCCACGCCGGCACGACGTTCGCCGGCAACGAGAGCCACGGGCGCCCGGTCGGCTTCTGCGAGGGCGTCGAGCCGCGGCGCAACGCGTTCATCTTCGTCCTCGCCTTCGTGGTCGCGGCCCCGAGCGATCCGCCGCCGAGCGGGGGCCCGCCGACGTTCCCGCCGCCGGAGCCGCTCCCGCCGTGTCCCGCGACGTGCAACGATGGCGGCGTGGTCGCACGCCCGTCGCTCGCGCTGCGCCGCCTCGGCACGCCGCCCGGCGACGACACGCTGCTGCTCCGCGGCGACGTGACGCTGCCGCATCCGTTCACGCCGGCGCTCGATCCGGCCGCGACCGGCGTGCATCTGGTGATCGAGGACGCGAGCGGCACGCGCGCGATCGACGTGCTCGTGCCCGGCGGCGCCTACGACCCGGCGACGCGCGCGGGCTGGAAGGTCGCGCCGAACGGACGGACCTGGCGCTACGTGAACCGCGGCGCGACGCCGCCCGGCGGCATCACGAGCATCGTGCTCAAGGATCTGTCGCGTCAAGCACCGGGACGCATTCGCTTCACCATCCGCGGCGCGCGCGGCGCGTACGCCGTCGACCAGAGCGCGCTGCCACTCGAGGCGCTGGTCGTCCTCGATCCGCCGACCGCCGAGACCGGACAGTGCGGACGCCTGCAGTTCGCGGCGCCCGCGGGGAGCTGCCGCGGCAACGGGAGATCGGTCGTGTGCCGGTGA